One part of the Candidatus Kouleothrix ribensis genome encodes these proteins:
- a CDS encoding ABC transporter substrate-binding protein, whose amino-acid sequence MNRPHQAPHRWPGVAAWFALVALVLSACGGAPAAPAANQPSDAPAATSAPAATSAPPPTSTPALVATPAPDSAKGGKLVFAGNEEPASIDAIDVVSVNAIEVVAQMFETLVYIDQKQKVYPGLATEWQRSDDAKVWTFKLVQNAKWHDGTPFNAQSVVDHFEYIRNATDIKGSISSALKPILAKTEKVDDYTVTITLNAPRPDFLVDLAEPAAGIDNIANRQKRGPDAGFNPIGTGPFKFKEWIRGSQITLVPNPDWTWGSPIFGASGPPKIDELIFRFIPEAQTRLATLEAGESHFIDLLPFQEMKRLREDSRFTVSGFLLPGMPQMNYFNTSLAPTDDINVRKAIIYATDKQSIIDSVYFGLVEPAYGPLSRAFPEYDPAIEKLYSFDPEKAKQLLDDAGWKAGADGIRVKDGKRLEVTIVENKSWNDWVYLLQANLQEVGFDAKVLTTQGPSNTEAIASGKYQVPAMGDVFTAASQMTRDWESKGYGTFPSGHFWKDKTLDTMLYDAQSELDQAKRREKYSKIQFYIMENALMVPIFELYFYAAHAKNLKGFVVDGSGFYKWFAGAHFE is encoded by the coding sequence ATGAATCGTCCGCACCAAGCGCCGCACCGATGGCCTGGGGTCGCCGCGTGGTTTGCGCTGGTGGCGCTTGTGCTCTCCGCCTGTGGCGGAGCGCCGGCCGCCCCGGCCGCCAACCAGCCCTCCGATGCACCGGCCGCCACCAGCGCCCCGGCGGCCACCAGCGCGCCCCCGCCGACCAGCACGCCCGCCCTAGTGGCCACGCCGGCCCCCGACAGCGCCAAGGGTGGCAAGCTCGTGTTTGCCGGCAACGAGGAGCCAGCCAGCATCGACGCGATCGATGTCGTGAGCGTGAACGCGATCGAGGTCGTGGCACAGATGTTCGAGACGCTGGTCTACATCGACCAGAAGCAGAAGGTTTACCCCGGCCTGGCAACCGAGTGGCAGCGCTCGGACGATGCCAAGGTCTGGACGTTCAAGCTGGTGCAGAACGCCAAATGGCACGACGGCACGCCATTCAACGCCCAGTCGGTGGTCGATCACTTCGAGTACATTCGCAACGCCACCGACATCAAGGGCAGCATCTCGTCGGCGCTCAAGCCGATCCTGGCGAAGACCGAGAAGGTCGACGACTACACCGTCACGATCACGCTCAACGCGCCACGCCCCGACTTCCTGGTCGACCTGGCCGAGCCGGCGGCGGGCATCGACAATATCGCGAACCGGCAGAAGCGTGGCCCCGACGCCGGCTTCAACCCGATCGGCACCGGCCCGTTCAAGTTCAAAGAGTGGATTCGCGGCAGCCAGATCACCCTGGTGCCTAACCCCGACTGGACGTGGGGTTCGCCGATCTTTGGCGCGAGCGGGCCGCCCAAGATCGACGAGCTGATCTTCCGCTTCATCCCCGAAGCGCAGACGCGCCTGGCCACACTCGAGGCCGGCGAGTCGCACTTCATCGACCTGCTGCCGTTCCAGGAGATGAAGCGCCTGCGCGAAGACAGCCGCTTCACCGTTAGCGGCTTCCTACTGCCGGGCATGCCGCAGATGAACTACTTCAACACCAGCCTGGCGCCCACCGACGACATCAACGTGCGCAAGGCGATCATCTACGCCACCGACAAGCAATCGATCATCGACAGCGTCTACTTCGGGCTAGTCGAGCCGGCCTACGGCCCGCTATCGCGCGCGTTCCCCGAGTACGATCCGGCGATCGAGAAGCTGTACAGCTTCGACCCCGAGAAGGCCAAGCAGCTGCTCGACGACGCGGGCTGGAAGGCCGGCGCCGACGGCATTCGCGTGAAAGACGGCAAGCGCCTCGAGGTCACGATCGTCGAGAACAAGAGCTGGAACGACTGGGTCTACCTGCTACAGGCCAACCTGCAGGAAGTTGGCTTCGACGCCAAGGTGCTGACGACCCAGGGGCCTTCGAACACCGAGGCGATTGCCAGCGGCAAGTACCAGGTGCCGGCCATGGGCGATGTGTTCACCGCCGCCAGCCAGATGACCCGCGACTGGGAGTCGAAGGGCTACGGCACCTTCCCATCGGGGCACTTCTGGAAGGACAAGACCCTCGACACCATGCTCTACGACGCCCAATCGGAGCTTGACCAGGCCAAGCGCCGCGAGAAATACTCGAAGATCCAGTTCTACATCATGGAGAACGCGCTCATGGTGCCGATCTTCGAGCTATACTTCTACGCGGCCCATGCCAAGAACCTGAAGGGCTTCGTCGTCGACGGCTCGGGCTTCTACAAGTGGTTTGCCGGCGCGCACTTCGAGTAG
- a CDS encoding GNAT family N-acetyltransferase codes for MSEAQQGWAFRRAGPGDVAVIAAITDAAYSMYVPRLGRQPQPMTADYTQIVVEHPVWLLTAAGAPAGVLVLMREPEALLIYSVALEPRYQGRGLGRELLAWAEHEARAAGYARIRLFTNALMHENIARYNHLGYRETHREPFHELTIVHFAKAVAPRASEEG; via the coding sequence ATGAGCGAAGCGCAGCAGGGGTGGGCCTTTCGCCGCGCCGGGCCGGGCGATGTCGCGGTGATCGCTGCGATCACCGACGCGGCCTATAGCATGTATGTGCCCCGGCTCGGCCGCCAGCCCCAGCCAATGACCGCCGACTACACGCAGATCGTGGTGGAGCACCCGGTCTGGCTGCTCACGGCGGCAGGCGCGCCGGCCGGCGTGCTGGTGCTGATGCGCGAGCCCGAGGCGCTGCTGATCTACAGCGTGGCGCTCGAGCCGCGCTACCAGGGCCGCGGCCTGGGCCGCGAGCTGCTGGCCTGGGCCGAGCACGAGGCCCGCGCGGCCGGCTACGCGCGCATACGGCTGTTCACCAACGCGCTGATGCACGAGAATATCGCGCGCTACAACCACCTGGGCTACCGCGAAACCCATCGCGAGCCGTTTCACGAGCTGACGATCGTGCATTTCGCCAAGGCCGTAGCGCCCAGGGCGAGCGAGGAGGGGTAG
- the dgoD gene encoding galactonate dehydratase, with protein sequence MKISRVSSLVVNANMRNWIFVKVETDQHGLYGWGEATLEWKTRGVVGAVEDVSRLIVGEDPLRIEHLFQIMCRQYFWRVGIEGMTAISGIEQALWDIKGKWLNVPVYELLGGRVRDRVRVYNHLGGGQMKSMYESNEPQEFAERALSVTAAGYTALKCMAVPRTEPVEGLQSVRYAERLVRAVREAVGPDVDLMVDLHARTLPPMAIQYCRAFEPYGLLFFEEPCPTEDLAATEQVTRASRIPIATGERLIGRHQFRELFERRACHVIQPDLSHCGGLWEARKIAAMAETYSMAVAPHNPNGPIATAAVVHFALATPNWLIQEAISDDVPWRNEVIDQPIEVQGGYIAAPTRPGLGIDVNERAAARYPFQPEAIQRYFHPDGAVADW encoded by the coding sequence ATGAAGATCTCGCGAGTATCCAGCCTGGTGGTCAACGCGAACATGCGCAACTGGATCTTCGTCAAAGTCGAGACCGACCAGCACGGGCTGTATGGCTGGGGCGAGGCCACGCTAGAGTGGAAGACCCGAGGCGTGGTTGGCGCGGTCGAGGACGTGAGCCGGCTGATCGTTGGCGAAGACCCGCTGCGGATCGAGCACCTGTTCCAGATCATGTGCCGCCAGTACTTCTGGCGGGTCGGGATCGAGGGCATGACCGCGATCAGCGGGATCGAGCAGGCGCTCTGGGATATCAAGGGCAAGTGGCTGAATGTGCCGGTGTACGAGCTGCTGGGCGGCCGGGTGCGCGACCGCGTGCGCGTCTACAATCACCTCGGCGGCGGGCAGATGAAGAGCATGTACGAGAGCAACGAGCCGCAGGAGTTCGCCGAGCGCGCGCTGAGCGTCACCGCAGCCGGCTACACCGCGCTCAAGTGCATGGCCGTGCCGCGCACCGAGCCGGTCGAGGGCCTGCAGTCGGTGCGCTACGCCGAGCGGCTGGTGCGCGCCGTGCGCGAGGCGGTCGGCCCCGATGTCGACCTGATGGTCGATCTGCATGCGCGCACGCTGCCGCCGATGGCCATCCAGTACTGCCGCGCGTTCGAGCCGTACGGGCTGCTGTTCTTCGAAGAGCCCTGCCCGACCGAGGATCTCGCGGCGACCGAGCAGGTCACCCGCGCGTCGCGCATCCCGATCGCCACCGGCGAGCGCCTGATCGGCCGGCACCAGTTCCGCGAGCTGTTCGAGCGGCGCGCCTGCCACGTCATCCAGCCCGATCTGTCGCACTGCGGCGGCCTGTGGGAGGCGCGCAAGATCGCGGCGATGGCCGAGACCTACTCGATGGCGGTGGCGCCGCACAACCCGAACGGGCCGATCGCCACCGCCGCAGTGGTGCATTTCGCGCTGGCCACGCCGAACTGGCTGATCCAGGAGGCGATTAGCGACGACGTGCCCTGGCGCAACGAGGTGATCGATCAGCCGATCGAGGTGCAGGGCGGCTATATTGCCGCGCCGACCCGGCCGGGCCTGGGGATCGATGTGAACGAGCGCGCGGCGGCCAGGTATCCGTTCCAGCCCGAGGCGATCCAGCGCTACTTCCACCCCGATGGCGCGGTGGCCGACTGGTGA
- a CDS encoding dihydroxy-acid dehydratase produces the protein MILRSAEWFEGRDEIGLQSRSVLRTLGWSREFFAGKPVIGIANSWSELNNCNLGLRAVAEAVKRGVIAAGGVPLEFNTISLGEELMKPSAMLYRNLLAIEIEETLRAYPIDGVVLLCGCDKTTPAQLMGAASANLPAIQVCAGPKAAGRWHGQAIGSGTDLWRYWDQYRAGQLAEADWRALEAIYSCGPGTCNTMGSASTMTVLSEALGMMLPGTATIPATDARRLAAAEQSGACAVELVRAGLRPAQVLTRQAFENALRVFAAIGGSTNAVIHLLAIAGRLGVPLTLDDFDLIGRTTPLLLDLQPAGARLMADFDEAGGVPALLGRLADQLHLGCLTVSGQSLGAQLALAPPGDPAVIRSCATPLGPAGWLAVLRGNLAPRDAIIRASTASPRLLRHCGRALVFDSYADMLARIDAPDLPVDADSVLILRNAGAVGVPGMPEWGAIPVPKKLLRAGVDDLVRISDARMSGTSSGTVVLHVAPEAAIGGPLALVRDGDMVELDVPARSLVLHVPHDELARRRAGWAAPRTLHRRGYPRLYAAHVLQPDEGCDFDFMRPASADDLGMVPPIVGRS, from the coding sequence ATGATCTTACGCAGCGCGGAGTGGTTTGAGGGGCGCGACGAGATCGGGCTGCAGAGCCGATCGGTGCTGCGCACACTTGGCTGGAGCCGCGAGTTCTTCGCCGGTAAGCCGGTCATCGGCATCGCCAACTCGTGGAGCGAGCTCAACAACTGCAATCTCGGGCTGCGCGCCGTGGCCGAGGCGGTCAAGCGCGGTGTGATCGCCGCCGGCGGGGTGCCGCTCGAGTTCAATACGATCTCGCTCGGCGAGGAGCTGATGAAGCCCAGCGCCATGCTCTACCGCAACCTGCTGGCGATCGAGATCGAGGAGACCCTGCGCGCCTACCCGATCGACGGCGTGGTGCTGCTGTGCGGCTGCGACAAGACTACGCCGGCCCAGCTCATGGGCGCGGCCAGCGCGAACCTGCCGGCCATCCAGGTGTGCGCCGGCCCCAAGGCGGCTGGCCGCTGGCACGGCCAGGCGATCGGCTCGGGCACCGACCTGTGGCGCTACTGGGATCAGTACCGCGCCGGCCAGCTGGCCGAGGCCGACTGGCGCGCGCTCGAGGCGATCTATTCGTGCGGCCCAGGCACCTGCAATACCATGGGCTCGGCCTCGACGATGACCGTGCTGTCGGAGGCGCTGGGCATGATGCTGCCAGGCACCGCGACTATCCCGGCCACCGATGCGCGCCGGCTGGCGGCGGCCGAGCAGAGCGGGGCCTGCGCCGTCGAGCTGGTGCGCGCCGGCTTGCGCCCCGCGCAGGTGCTGACGCGCCAGGCCTTCGAGAATGCCCTGCGTGTCTTTGCTGCGATCGGCGGCTCGACCAACGCGGTGATCCACCTGCTCGCAATCGCCGGCCGGCTGGGGGTGCCGCTCACGCTCGATGATTTCGACCTGATCGGGCGCACGACGCCGCTGCTGCTCGATCTCCAGCCGGCCGGCGCGCGGCTCATGGCCGATTTCGACGAGGCCGGTGGTGTGCCGGCGCTGCTGGGCCGGCTGGCCGATCAGCTGCACCTGGGCTGCCTGACTGTGTCGGGCCAGTCGCTCGGCGCACAGCTCGCGCTTGCCCCACCAGGCGACCCGGCGGTCATCCGTTCGTGTGCCACGCCGCTGGGGCCGGCCGGCTGGCTGGCGGTGCTACGTGGCAATCTCGCGCCGCGCGACGCGATCATCCGCGCCAGCACGGCCTCGCCGCGGCTGCTGCGGCACTGCGGCCGCGCGCTCGTGTTCGATAGCTACGCCGATATGCTGGCCCGGATCGATGCGCCCGATCTGCCGGTCGATGCCGACTCGGTCTTGATTCTGCGCAACGCCGGCGCGGTCGGCGTGCCCGGCATGCCCGAGTGGGGCGCTATCCCCGTGCCGAAGAAGCTGCTGCGCGCGGGCGTCGACGATCTCGTGCGGATCAGCGACGCGCGCATGAGCGGCACGAGCTCGGGCACCGTCGTGCTGCATGTCGCGCCCGAGGCGGCGATCGGCGGCCCGCTTGCGCTGGTGCGCGACGGCGACATGGTCGAGCTCGACGTGCCGGCCCGGTCGCTGGTGCTGCACGTGCCGCACGACGAGCTGGCGCGCCGCCGTGCGGGCTGGGCCGCGCCGCGCACCCTACACCGGCGCGGCTACCCGCGGCTCTACGCCGCACACGTGCTCCAGCCCGATGAAGGCTGCGACTTCGATTTCATGCGCCCGGCATCGGCCGACGACCTCGGCATGGTGCCGCCGATCGTCGGCCGGTCGTAG
- a CDS encoding ABC transporter permease — MSYYILKRVALTVPMLLGIVILVFMMVKLIPGDAVSAMQGQLKLSAEQMASIRHALGLDQPLYVQLGNYLLGLARGDLGRSLFGARPVRELITANLPATIQLTIAGMLVAIVLGIPLGIFAALRQNTAWDVGATLVGLGGVSIPAFWLGLMLIQLFAVTLGWLPITGDRGLRGLIMPALALGLAEAAIITRLTRATLVEVLRTDYVRTARAKGLADGGVVIGHALRNALLPILTMIGMQFGSLFGGAVIIENVFARQGIGTLVTQAVINRDFPVVQSCVLVAAALYVLVNLLVDVLYAVIDPRIKYS, encoded by the coding sequence ATGTCATACTACATCCTGAAGCGCGTCGCGCTGACCGTGCCAATGCTGCTGGGGATCGTGATCCTGGTGTTCATGATGGTCAAGCTCATCCCCGGCGACGCTGTATCGGCCATGCAAGGCCAGCTCAAGCTCTCGGCCGAGCAGATGGCCAGCATCCGGCACGCGCTCGGGCTCGACCAGCCGCTGTACGTGCAGCTGGGCAACTACCTGCTCGGGCTGGCGCGCGGCGACCTGGGGCGCTCGCTGTTCGGCGCGCGGCCGGTGCGCGAGCTGATCACGGCCAACCTGCCCGCCACCATCCAGCTGACGATCGCCGGCATGCTGGTGGCGATTGTGCTGGGCATCCCGCTGGGCATCTTCGCGGCGCTCAGGCAGAACACCGCCTGGGACGTAGGCGCGACGCTGGTGGGGCTGGGCGGCGTGTCGATCCCGGCGTTCTGGCTCGGGCTGATGCTGATCCAGCTGTTCGCGGTGACGCTCGGCTGGCTGCCGATCACCGGCGACCGCGGGCTGCGCGGGCTGATCATGCCGGCGCTGGCGCTCGGGCTGGCCGAGGCGGCGATCATTACGCGCCTCACCCGCGCCACGCTGGTCGAGGTGCTGCGCACCGATTATGTGCGCACCGCGCGCGCCAAAGGCCTGGCCGATGGCGGCGTGGTGATCGGCCACGCGCTGCGCAACGCGCTGCTGCCGATCCTGACGATGATCGGCATGCAGTTCGGCTCGCTGTTCGGCGGCGCGGTGATTATCGAGAATGTGTTCGCGCGCCAGGGCATCGGCACGCTGGTGACCCAGGCGGTGATCAACCGCGACTTCCCGGTGGTGCAGAGCTGCGTGCTGGTGGCGGCCGCGCTGTACGTGCTGGTCAATCTGCTGGTCGACGTGCTCTACGCGGTGATCGACCCGCGCATCAAGTATAGCTGA
- a CDS encoding aspartate aminotransferase family protein gives MTVVTSNLGLVERARQVIPGGVNSTNRALPWPIAIVEAAGAYFSDADGIRYLDYHAAFGPLILGHNHPAVNAAVRAAIDRIDIIGAGVTDLEVELAERIVQHVPCAERVLLTNSGSEATYAALRLARAVTGRNTIIKFQGTYHGWHDAVLMNVISPPEKIGQYDPLSLGMLPEVIKHTLILPFNDVEALGETLQQRGDEIAAILVEVIPHNIGCVLPRPEFLAALRRLADEYGCLLIFDEVITGFRHGLGGYQAICGVTPDLATFAKAMANGYPIAALAGKAAYMDRFGPGGGVVFAGTYNGHPVGVGAALATIGVLEQGQVYPHCFGLAQRAGQGIQQIAGELGIPMTVAVFGSVFVPYFMEGPIETYTDLLRNNNAHDIWFRKTMCEHGIFMIPTAIKRNHVSAAHTEADIDRTLETARAVLRQLPAAA, from the coding sequence ATGACGGTGGTCACCAGTAACCTTGGGTTGGTCGAGCGGGCGCGGCAGGTCATCCCCGGCGGCGTCAACTCCACCAACCGCGCCCTGCCCTGGCCGATCGCGATCGTCGAGGCGGCCGGGGCCTATTTCAGCGACGCCGATGGCATACGCTACCTCGATTACCACGCCGCGTTTGGGCCGCTCATCCTTGGCCACAACCACCCGGCGGTCAACGCCGCCGTGCGCGCGGCGATCGACCGGATCGACATTATCGGCGCCGGCGTCACCGACCTTGAGGTCGAGCTGGCCGAGCGGATCGTACAGCACGTGCCCTGCGCCGAGCGCGTGCTGCTGACCAACTCGGGCTCCGAGGCCACCTATGCCGCGCTGCGGCTGGCGCGCGCCGTCACCGGCCGCAATACGATCATCAAGTTCCAGGGCACCTACCACGGCTGGCACGACGCCGTGCTGATGAATGTGATCAGCCCGCCCGAGAAGATCGGCCAGTACGATCCGCTGTCGCTGGGGATGCTGCCCGAGGTGATCAAGCACACGCTGATCCTGCCGTTCAACGATGTCGAGGCGCTCGGCGAGACGCTCCAGCAGCGTGGCGACGAGATCGCGGCCATCCTGGTCGAGGTCATCCCGCACAACATCGGCTGCGTGCTGCCGCGGCCCGAGTTCCTGGCTGCGCTGCGCCGCCTGGCCGACGAATATGGCTGCCTGCTGATCTTCGACGAGGTGATCACCGGCTTCCGCCACGGCCTGGGTGGCTACCAGGCGATCTGCGGCGTCACGCCCGACCTAGCCACCTTCGCCAAGGCCATGGCCAATGGCTACCCGATCGCCGCGCTGGCCGGCAAGGCTGCCTACATGGATCGCTTTGGCCCCGGCGGCGGCGTGGTGTTCGCCGGCACCTACAACGGCCACCCGGTCGGCGTCGGCGCGGCGCTGGCCACGATCGGTGTGCTCGAGCAGGGCCAGGTGTACCCACACTGCTTTGGGCTGGCCCAGCGCGCCGGCCAGGGCATCCAGCAGATCGCCGGTGAGCTGGGCATCCCCATGACCGTGGCGGTGTTCGGCTCGGTGTTCGTGCCCTATTTCATGGAAGGGCCGATCGAGACCTACACCGACCTGCTGCGCAACAATAACGCCCACGACATCTGGTTCCGCAAAACCATGTGCGAGCATGGCATCTTTATGATCCCGACCGCGATCAAGCGTAATCATGTCAGCGCGGCCCACACCGAGGCCGATATCGACCGCACACTCGAGACCGCGCGCGCGGTGCTGCGCCAGCTGCCTGCGGCCGCCTAG
- a CDS encoding GntR family transcriptional regulator — protein MANGNQPAKGVAGIQPVQNLQIERGPTYREVAYGMIKDAILAGQLEPGQPLIEEKLAGLLQISRTPVREALAILEHEGLITSFYKRGLYVHTVTRAEFLELFAANESVEPAMARRAAISASAAHLAEMEAIIQAGVACSESGDSAGFLRSGRTFHRLFGVASGNLPLAQFVERNEERVDLYLMSYGKTLGIAEMQAATREHAAIFRAISQRDADAAARLVVYHAQLTRDRWAELFAEGSA, from the coding sequence ATGGCAAATGGAAACCAACCGGCCAAAGGCGTGGCCGGAATTCAGCCGGTGCAGAATCTGCAGATCGAGCGCGGGCCGACCTACCGCGAGGTGGCCTATGGCATGATCAAAGACGCGATCCTGGCCGGCCAGCTCGAGCCGGGCCAGCCGCTGATCGAGGAGAAGCTGGCCGGGCTGTTGCAGATCAGCCGCACGCCCGTGCGCGAGGCGCTCGCCATCCTCGAGCACGAGGGGCTGATCACCTCGTTCTACAAGCGCGGGCTATACGTTCATACCGTCACACGCGCCGAGTTCCTCGAGCTATTTGCGGCCAACGAGTCGGTCGAGCCGGCCATGGCTCGGCGCGCGGCGATCAGCGCAAGTGCGGCGCACCTGGCCGAGATGGAGGCGATCATCCAGGCCGGCGTGGCCTGCTCGGAGTCGGGCGACAGCGCCGGCTTCCTGCGCTCGGGGCGCACGTTTCACCGGCTGTTCGGCGTCGCCTCGGGCAACCTGCCGCTGGCACAGTTCGTCGAGCGCAACGAAGAGCGCGTCGACCTCTACCTGATGAGCTATGGCAAGACGCTTGGCATCGCCGAGATGCAGGCGGCCACGCGCGAGCACGCCGCGATCTTTCGGGCGATCAGCCAGCGCGATGCCGACGCCGCCGCGCGGCTGGTGGTGTATCACGCCCAGCTCACGCGCGACCGCTGGGCCGAGCTGTTTGCCGAGGGCAGCGCGTAA
- a CDS encoding ABC transporter permease has protein sequence MPRAQWSGERLAATGGVRQVRRAVRNLPFMIGLLLLVLIVGVTLFPRLVTSFDPIKVNIPERLQAPNLRHMFGTDQYGRDILARVAYGGRVSLVMGVVPIVLAAISGTLLGLLAGYYERWGDLLIMRVVDVWVAFPTILLAMAVVTVLGPGMVNIMIAVGIAWIPYYARMVRSSVLETRAQPYIEAARVLGIGGWRMMLAHILPNVVAPIIVMSSMGIGGAILTGASLSFLGLGPQSPTPEWGVILSDGRQFIRVAAWIGLFPGLAIAITVLAANLLGDGLRDLLDPRMRQ, from the coding sequence ATGCCGCGCGCGCAGTGGAGCGGGGAGCGGCTGGCGGCGACCGGCGGGGTTCGGCAGGTGCGCCGGGCCGTACGCAACCTGCCTTTCATGATCGGGCTGCTCTTGCTGGTGCTGATCGTCGGCGTCACGCTATTCCCGCGGCTGGTCACATCCTTCGACCCGATCAAGGTCAACATTCCCGAGCGGCTGCAGGCGCCGAACCTGCGGCATATGTTTGGCACCGACCAGTATGGCCGCGATATCCTGGCGCGCGTGGCCTACGGCGGGCGCGTGTCGCTGGTGATGGGCGTGGTGCCGATCGTGCTGGCGGCGATCAGCGGCACGCTGCTGGGCCTGCTGGCCGGCTACTACGAGCGCTGGGGCGACCTGCTGATCATGCGCGTGGTCGACGTGTGGGTCGCATTCCCGACGATCTTGCTGGCCATGGCGGTGGTGACGGTGCTCGGGCCGGGCATGGTCAATATTATGATCGCGGTCGGGATCGCCTGGATCCCCTACTACGCGCGCATGGTGCGCAGCTCGGTGCTCGAGACGCGTGCGCAGCCGTATATCGAGGCGGCGCGCGTGCTCGGGATCGGCGGCTGGCGCATGATGCTCGCGCACATTCTGCCGAATGTGGTCGCGCCGATTATCGTTATGTCGTCTATGGGTATCGGCGGCGCGATCCTCACCGGCGCGTCGCTGAGCTTCCTGGGCCTGGGGCCGCAGTCGCCGACGCCCGAGTGGGGCGTGATCCTATCCGACGGCCGGCAGTTCATCCGCGTCGCCGCGTGGATCGGCCTGTTCCCCGGCCTGGCGATCGCGATCACGGTGCTGGCGGCCAACTTGCTGGGCGATGGGCTGCGCGATCTGCTCGACCCGCGTATGCGCCAGTAG
- a CDS encoding glycoside hydrolase family 18 protein yields the protein MLTRTPAFEARPARVLWRLLALAAAVAGAAAALAAAPQAQTSTYLPIATAPGSGRRWVSAYYVGYQRDMLPAAAIDWSTLTHLVVGRITPTPGGDVTTTFDIDAVQGPQMARDLAQRAHAAGRKAILMLGGAGEHAGFVGAASPQNRAAFVGNLLQSIDDFGYDGVDVDWEPIQPADRVPLLALLGDLRAARPAMLITIPVNWVSINALGDVDGYYAQIAALVDQVNIMTYDMAGAWDGWDSWHFGALYGATATHPSSIDSSVQRYLAVGVPARKLGIGVGFYGSCWRGVAQPRVPLAGRNVSMGNSDNTMIYSAIARDYVPAATRTFDTEAKAPYLSSQAGVGPQACNFISYEDAESIAAKGAYARARGLGGAIIWTIAEGYLAQAPAGSRDPLMQAMKQAFLAP from the coding sequence ATGCTCACGCGCACGCCGGCATTCGAGGCGCGTCCCGCACGCGTGCTCTGGCGCCTGCTGGCGCTGGCCGCCGCTGTGGCCGGCGCGGCCGCGGCGCTGGCCGCCGCGCCGCAGGCGCAGACCAGCACCTACCTGCCGATCGCCACCGCACCAGGCTCGGGCAGGCGCTGGGTGTCGGCCTACTACGTCGGCTATCAGCGCGATATGCTGCCCGCCGCTGCGATCGACTGGAGCACGCTGACGCACCTGGTGGTCGGGCGGATCACGCCGACGCCCGGCGGCGACGTGACCACCACCTTCGACATCGACGCAGTGCAGGGGCCGCAGATGGCGCGCGACCTGGCCCAACGCGCGCACGCGGCAGGCCGCAAGGCCATCCTGATGCTCGGCGGCGCGGGCGAGCACGCCGGCTTCGTGGGCGCGGCCTCGCCGCAGAACCGCGCCGCCTTCGTGGGCAATCTGCTGCAGTCGATCGATGACTTCGGCTACGACGGCGTCGACGTCGACTGGGAGCCGATCCAGCCGGCCGACCGCGTGCCGCTGCTGGCGCTGCTGGGCGACCTGCGCGCAGCCCGGCCGGCAATGCTGATCACAATCCCGGTCAACTGGGTCAGCATCAACGCGCTCGGCGACGTCGACGGCTACTATGCGCAGATCGCTGCGCTGGTGGACCAGGTCAATATCATGACCTACGACATGGCTGGCGCCTGGGACGGCTGGGACAGCTGGCACTTCGGGGCGCTGTACGGCGCCACCGCCACGCACCCAAGCTCGATCGATAGCAGCGTGCAGCGCTACCTGGCGGTGGGCGTGCCGGCGCGCAAGCTCGGCATTGGCGTCGGGTTCTACGGCTCGTGCTGGCGCGGCGTCGCGCAGCCGCGCGTGCCGCTGGCCGGCCGTAATGTGTCGATGGGCAATAGCGACAATACCATGATCTACTCGGCAATCGCGCGCGACTACGTGCCGGCGGCCACGCGCACGTTCGACACCGAGGCCAAGGCGCCCTACCTCAGCTCGCAGGCGGGCGTCGGCCCGCAAGCCTGCAACTTCATCTCGTACGAAGACGCCGAGTCGATCGCGGCCAAGGGCGCCTACGCGCGGGCGCGCGGGCTCGGCGGCGCGATCATCTGGACGATCGCCGAGGGCTACCTGGCGCAGGCGCCGGCTGGCAGCCGGGACCCGCTCATGCAGGCCATGAAGCAGGCCTTTCTGGCGCCGTAG